In Cicer arietinum cultivar CDC Frontier isolate Library 1 chromosome 7, Cicar.CDCFrontier_v2.0, whole genome shotgun sequence, a single window of DNA contains:
- the LOC101503342 gene encoding uncharacterized protein isoform X1 codes for MNALFSQLSSYTATIIGRTTRFVANHSINGNPNGFSFPIKSQYCCVRSFRSEFAVTVTNTRCYSTKKGRKSGSSQLHKVETETKMDQEKDAFYVVRKGDVVGIYNSLSDSQAQVGSSVCDPPVSVYKGYSLSKETEEYLLSHGLKDALYTIRASDLTEDLFGTLAPCPFQDPSSSKGATSNVDTSKKRALEVLEQDNVPKVTGSTSLSEDPLRKQVKLDHAVVAKASSLANKTCIVEFDGASKGNPGRAGAGAILRSKDGNLIYRVREGVGIATNNVAEYRAMILGMKYALKKGFTSISIQGDSKLVCMQIDGSWKVKNENLSTLYKVAKELKDKFVSFQISHVLREFNSEADAQANLAIHLADGQVQEEYVG; via the exons ATGAACGCCTTGTTTTCACAGCTGTCATCATATACAGCTACTATAATCGGAAGAACCACACGATTCGTCGCTAACCATTCTATCAACGGAAACCCTAACGGTTTCTCGTTTCCGATTAAATCACAGTATTGTTGTGTTAGGTCTTTTCGTTCAGAATTCGCGGTGACAGTTACGAATACTCGGTGCTATTCAACTAAAAAAGGACGCAAGAGTGGTTCTTCTCAGTTGCATAAGGTGGAAACTGAAACAAAGATGGATCAGGAAAAGGATGCTTTCTATGTTGTAAGGAAAGGAGATGTTGTTGGAATTTATAATAGTCTCAGTGATTCTCAAGCTCAAGTTGGATCTTCT GTATGCGATCCTCCTGTTAGTGTATACAAGGGATATTCATTGTCAAAGGAAACCGAGGAATATCTTCTCTCGCATGGACTAAAAGATGCTTTATACACAATTAGAGCCTCTGATTTGACAGAGGATTTGTTCGGCACGCTTGCTCCTTGTCCTTTCCAG GATCCTTCTTCTAGCAAAGGGGCCACATCAAATGTGGATACATCTAAAAAGAGAGCTCTAGAAGTGCTTGAACAAGATAATGTG CCGAAAGTAACTGGTTCGACATCCCTCTCTGAAGACCCCTTGAGAAAGCAAGTCAAGTTAGATCATGCTGTTGTGGCCAAAGCATCTTCACTTGCAAAT AAGACTTGTATTGTTGAGTTTGATGGTGCGTCAAAAGGAAATCCTGGAAGAGCTGGTGCTGGGGCTATTCTGCGATCTAAAGATGGGAATTTG ATTTACAGGGTTCGTGAAGGCGTGGGTATAGCAACAAACAATGTTGCTGAATATCGTGCAATGATATTGGGAATGAAATATGCTCTTAAAAAAGGATTCACCAGTATCTCTATACAAGGGGACTCTAAACTTGTCTGCATGCAG ATTGATGGTTCATGGAAAGTCAAGAATGAGAACTTGTCTACATTGTATAAGGTGGCCAAAGAACTCAAGGATAAATTTGTGTCATTCCAGATCAGTCATGTTCTAAGG GAGTTCAACTCCGAGGCTGATGCTCAAGCAAATTTGGCCATCCATCTTGCTG ATGGCCAAGTTCAGGAAGAGTATGTAGGTTAA
- the LOC101503342 gene encoding uncharacterized protein isoform X2 translates to MNALFSQLSSYTATIIGRTTRFVANHSINGNPNGFSFPIKSQYCCVRSFRSEFAVTVTNTRCYSTKKGRKSGSSQLHKVETETKMDQEKDAFYVVRKGDVVGIYNSLSDSQAQVGSSVCDPPVSVYKGYSLSKETEEYLLSHGLKDALYTIRASDLTEDLFGTLAPCPFQDPSSSKGATSNVDTSKKRALEVLEQDNVPKVTGSTSLSEDPLRKQVKLDHAVVAKASSLANKTCIVEFDGASKGNPGRAGAGAILRSKDGNLIYRVREGVGIATNNVAEYRAMILGMKYALKKGFTSISIQGDSKLVCMQIDGSWKVKNENLSTLYKVAKELKDKFVSFQISHVLRVGVQLRG, encoded by the exons ATGAACGCCTTGTTTTCACAGCTGTCATCATATACAGCTACTATAATCGGAAGAACCACACGATTCGTCGCTAACCATTCTATCAACGGAAACCCTAACGGTTTCTCGTTTCCGATTAAATCACAGTATTGTTGTGTTAGGTCTTTTCGTTCAGAATTCGCGGTGACAGTTACGAATACTCGGTGCTATTCAACTAAAAAAGGACGCAAGAGTGGTTCTTCTCAGTTGCATAAGGTGGAAACTGAAACAAAGATGGATCAGGAAAAGGATGCTTTCTATGTTGTAAGGAAAGGAGATGTTGTTGGAATTTATAATAGTCTCAGTGATTCTCAAGCTCAAGTTGGATCTTCT GTATGCGATCCTCCTGTTAGTGTATACAAGGGATATTCATTGTCAAAGGAAACCGAGGAATATCTTCTCTCGCATGGACTAAAAGATGCTTTATACACAATTAGAGCCTCTGATTTGACAGAGGATTTGTTCGGCACGCTTGCTCCTTGTCCTTTCCAG GATCCTTCTTCTAGCAAAGGGGCCACATCAAATGTGGATACATCTAAAAAGAGAGCTCTAGAAGTGCTTGAACAAGATAATGTG CCGAAAGTAACTGGTTCGACATCCCTCTCTGAAGACCCCTTGAGAAAGCAAGTCAAGTTAGATCATGCTGTTGTGGCCAAAGCATCTTCACTTGCAAAT AAGACTTGTATTGTTGAGTTTGATGGTGCGTCAAAAGGAAATCCTGGAAGAGCTGGTGCTGGGGCTATTCTGCGATCTAAAGATGGGAATTTG ATTTACAGGGTTCGTGAAGGCGTGGGTATAGCAACAAACAATGTTGCTGAATATCGTGCAATGATATTGGGAATGAAATATGCTCTTAAAAAAGGATTCACCAGTATCTCTATACAAGGGGACTCTAAACTTGTCTGCATGCAG ATTGATGGTTCATGGAAAGTCAAGAATGAGAACTTGTCTACATTGTATAAGGTGGCCAAAGAACTCAAGGATAAATTTGTGTCATTCCAGATCAGTCATGTTCTAAGGGTAG GAGTTCAACTCCGAGGCTGA
- the LOC101503342 gene encoding uncharacterized protein isoform X4, giving the protein MNALFSQLSSYTATIIGRTTRFVANHSINGNPNGFSFPIKSQYCCVRSFRSEFAVTVTNTRCYSTKKGRKSGSSQLHKVETETKMDQEKDAFYVVRKGDVVGIYNSLSDSQAQVGSSVCDPPVSVYKGYSLSKETEEYLLSHGLKDALYTIRASDLTEDLFGTLAPCPFQDPSSSKGATSNVDTSKKRALEVLEQDNVKTCIVEFDGASKGNPGRAGAGAILRSKDGNLIYRVREGVGIATNNVAEYRAMILGMKYALKKGFTSISIQGDSKLVCMQIDGSWKVKNENLSTLYKVAKELKDKFVSFQISHVLREFNSEADAQANLAIHLADGQVQEEYVG; this is encoded by the exons ATGAACGCCTTGTTTTCACAGCTGTCATCATATACAGCTACTATAATCGGAAGAACCACACGATTCGTCGCTAACCATTCTATCAACGGAAACCCTAACGGTTTCTCGTTTCCGATTAAATCACAGTATTGTTGTGTTAGGTCTTTTCGTTCAGAATTCGCGGTGACAGTTACGAATACTCGGTGCTATTCAACTAAAAAAGGACGCAAGAGTGGTTCTTCTCAGTTGCATAAGGTGGAAACTGAAACAAAGATGGATCAGGAAAAGGATGCTTTCTATGTTGTAAGGAAAGGAGATGTTGTTGGAATTTATAATAGTCTCAGTGATTCTCAAGCTCAAGTTGGATCTTCT GTATGCGATCCTCCTGTTAGTGTATACAAGGGATATTCATTGTCAAAGGAAACCGAGGAATATCTTCTCTCGCATGGACTAAAAGATGCTTTATACACAATTAGAGCCTCTGATTTGACAGAGGATTTGTTCGGCACGCTTGCTCCTTGTCCTTTCCAG GATCCTTCTTCTAGCAAAGGGGCCACATCAAATGTGGATACATCTAAAAAGAGAGCTCTAGAAGTGCTTGAACAAGATAATGTG AAGACTTGTATTGTTGAGTTTGATGGTGCGTCAAAAGGAAATCCTGGAAGAGCTGGTGCTGGGGCTATTCTGCGATCTAAAGATGGGAATTTG ATTTACAGGGTTCGTGAAGGCGTGGGTATAGCAACAAACAATGTTGCTGAATATCGTGCAATGATATTGGGAATGAAATATGCTCTTAAAAAAGGATTCACCAGTATCTCTATACAAGGGGACTCTAAACTTGTCTGCATGCAG ATTGATGGTTCATGGAAAGTCAAGAATGAGAACTTGTCTACATTGTATAAGGTGGCCAAAGAACTCAAGGATAAATTTGTGTCATTCCAGATCAGTCATGTTCTAAGG GAGTTCAACTCCGAGGCTGATGCTCAAGCAAATTTGGCCATCCATCTTGCTG ATGGCCAAGTTCAGGAAGAGTATGTAGGTTAA
- the LOC101503342 gene encoding uncharacterized protein isoform X3: MNALFSQLSSYTATIIGRTTRFVANHSINGNPNGFSFPIKSQYCCVRSFRSEFAVTVTNTRCYSTKKGRKSGSSQLHKVETETKMDQEKDAFYVVRKGDVVGIYNSLSDSQAQVGSSVCDPPVSVYKGYSLSKETEEYLLSHGLKDALYTIRASDLTEDLFGTLAPCPFQDPSSSKGATSNVDTSKKRALEVLEQDNVPKVTGSTSLSEDPLRKQVKLDHAVVAKASSLANKTCIVEFDGASKGNPGRAGAGAILRSKDGNLIYRVREGVGIATNNVAEYRAMILGMKYALKKGFTSISIQGDSKLVCMQIDGSWKVKNENLSTLYKVAKELKDKFVSFQISHVLRICFH, from the exons ATGAACGCCTTGTTTTCACAGCTGTCATCATATACAGCTACTATAATCGGAAGAACCACACGATTCGTCGCTAACCATTCTATCAACGGAAACCCTAACGGTTTCTCGTTTCCGATTAAATCACAGTATTGTTGTGTTAGGTCTTTTCGTTCAGAATTCGCGGTGACAGTTACGAATACTCGGTGCTATTCAACTAAAAAAGGACGCAAGAGTGGTTCTTCTCAGTTGCATAAGGTGGAAACTGAAACAAAGATGGATCAGGAAAAGGATGCTTTCTATGTTGTAAGGAAAGGAGATGTTGTTGGAATTTATAATAGTCTCAGTGATTCTCAAGCTCAAGTTGGATCTTCT GTATGCGATCCTCCTGTTAGTGTATACAAGGGATATTCATTGTCAAAGGAAACCGAGGAATATCTTCTCTCGCATGGACTAAAAGATGCTTTATACACAATTAGAGCCTCTGATTTGACAGAGGATTTGTTCGGCACGCTTGCTCCTTGTCCTTTCCAG GATCCTTCTTCTAGCAAAGGGGCCACATCAAATGTGGATACATCTAAAAAGAGAGCTCTAGAAGTGCTTGAACAAGATAATGTG CCGAAAGTAACTGGTTCGACATCCCTCTCTGAAGACCCCTTGAGAAAGCAAGTCAAGTTAGATCATGCTGTTGTGGCCAAAGCATCTTCACTTGCAAAT AAGACTTGTATTGTTGAGTTTGATGGTGCGTCAAAAGGAAATCCTGGAAGAGCTGGTGCTGGGGCTATTCTGCGATCTAAAGATGGGAATTTG ATTTACAGGGTTCGTGAAGGCGTGGGTATAGCAACAAACAATGTTGCTGAATATCGTGCAATGATATTGGGAATGAAATATGCTCTTAAAAAAGGATTCACCAGTATCTCTATACAAGGGGACTCTAAACTTGTCTGCATGCAG ATTGATGGTTCATGGAAAGTCAAGAATGAGAACTTGTCTACATTGTATAAGGTGGCCAAAGAACTCAAGGATAAATTTGTGTCATTCCAGATCAGTCATGTTCTAAGG ATATGTTTTCATTGA
- the LOC101503672 gene encoding protein PLASTID REDOX INSENSITIVE 2, chloroplastic-like, with product MASIHFLIPSSTHNSSSLPSLCFSQTHFNSIKCKQRFSFPSLNTNLATLPFSSTQRHITKASDYKFPDPIPQFADSETEKFKNHLLNKLSKKDIYEESVEEVVGVCTEIFSTFLHSEYGGPGTLLVDPFIDMADVVNERGLPGGPQAARVAVKWAQAHVDKDWNEWTGGHSN from the exons ATGGCTTCAATACACTTCCTCATTCCTTCTTCAACCCATAATTCTTCTTCGCTTCCTTCACTATGCTTCTCCCAAACCCACTTCAACTCAATCAAATGCAAACAACGTTTCTCATTTCCTTCCCTAAATACAAACCTCGCAACTTTACCCTTTTCATCCACTCAACGCCACATTACTAAAGCCTCTGACTACAAATTCCCTGACCCAATTCCTCAATTTGCAGATTCC GAGACggaaaaattcaaaaaccacCTTCTCAATAAGCTTTCAAAGAAAGATATTTATGAAGAATCAGTTGAAGAAGTTGTTGGAGTTTGCACCGAG ATTTTCAGCACGTTCTTACATTCCGAGTATGGAGGTCCTGGTACACTCTTGGTTGATCCTTTCATCGACATGGCTGATGTTGTAAACGAACGAGGATTGCCTGGAGGACCGCAAGCTGCACGTGTCGCTGTCAAGTGGGCCCAAGCTCATGTTGACAAGGACTGGAATGAATGGACAGGTGGTCATAGCAACTAA
- the LOC101492928 gene encoding putative F-box protein At3g16210, whose translation MDSTNEENNKKKVNRKYIPDDISISILSKLPIKSLKRFSCVSKSWSLFLQNPNFISIFRNYFLSNSDPLDDDDVYLVFDWDAEQHEMMSFLSGERLQNVEYLAPPTVYDYYRFLFHSLGTAINGIVCIYINGVHEKAVLWNPTTTETYVVPSGLAELRQDGANCYIFHGFGYDPVADDYKIIQHVHFSLFGYPFSIEHKDNTFWEIYSLRTNSWTQLDFLMPTRHLRSVGTELYLNGMCHWWGKTPYEAYVVSFNLSNYEFFITPLDMHANFRFNLVVLNGSLAMISNVKNTTFYVISILGEIGVKESWIRLFEVDVMSCVNRPLTIGYKGNLFFLKKDGKAACFDLTTGVFEDIDSHRGGLIGQIIVYKKNLRPIGGINND comes from the coding sequence ATGGATTCAACAAATGAGGAGAATAATAAGAAGAAAGTTAATAGAAAGTATATACCAGATGACATTTCCATCTCCATTCTCTCTAAACTTCCTATTAAATCTCTCAAACGCTTCTCTTGCGTTTCCAAATCTTGGTCTCTTTTccttcaaaaccctaatttcatcagcatcttccGCAACTATTTCCTATCCAATTCTGATCCACTCGACGATGACGACGTCTATCTCGTCTTTGACTGGGATGCCGAACAACACGAAATGATGTCTTTCCTTTCTGGCGAGAGACTTCAGAATGTGGAATATTTGGCTCCACCAACTGTATATGACTATTACCGTTTTCTTTTTCATAGTTTAGGTACTGCTATTAATGGCATTGTTTGTATCTATATTAATGGTGTTCATGAAAAGGCAGTATTGTGGAATCCAACTACTACGGAAACTTATGTCGTCCCTTCTGGCCTTGCTGAGCTTCGACAGGATGGCGCCAATTGCTATATTTTTCATGGATTTGGTTATGACCCTGTTGCTGATGACTACAAGATCATTCAGCATGTGCATTTTAGTTTATTTGGTTATCCTTTCTCAATTGAACACAAGGATAACACCTTCTGGGAGATATATAGTCTAAGAACTAACTCGTGGACACAACTCGATTTTCTTATGCCAACTCGTCACTTAAGATCTGTAGGTACCGAGTTGTACTTGAATGGGATGTGTCATTGGTGGGGGAAAACTCCTTATGAGGCTTATGTTGTGTCATTCAACTTGAGTAATTACGAGTTTTTCATTACACCCTTAGATATGCATGCTAATTTTCGTTTTAATTTGGTGGTGTTAAATGGATCACTTGCTATGATCTCAAACGTTAAAAACACCACGTTTTATGTCATATCAATTTTGGGTGAAATCGGTGTTAAGGAATCATGGATTAGACTATTCGAAGTTGACGTCATGTCTTGTGTTAATAGACCTCTTACAATCGGATACAAGGGCAatctatttttcttaaaaaaagatGGTAAAGCAGCTTGTTTTGATTTAACTACCGGAGTGTTTGAAGATATTGATTCTCACAGAGGAGGACTTATTGGTCAAATTATAGTTTACAAGAAAAACCTTCGTCCAATTGGAGGAATAAACAATGATTAG